One stretch of Halobacillus litoralis DNA includes these proteins:
- a CDS encoding GNAT family N-acetyltransferase produces MNITIRNAKKEEILEIRKLRIAAYEDHIASIPDKHWKALKKAISSQADQQPGVDLLVAEVNGDILGSVALFPAKTDAYEGYVDELDYPEIRVLAVIPQARGKGIASALIEECIQRAKTKGYSEIGLHTGDFMKDAIALYERYGFERLPEHDFEPADDGIIVKAFRRSI; encoded by the coding sequence ATGAACATTACGATTCGCAATGCAAAAAAAGAAGAAATTCTTGAAATAAGGAAGCTGAGAATCGCGGCGTATGAAGATCATATCGCCTCTATTCCAGACAAACATTGGAAAGCTTTGAAAAAAGCGATTTCCTCTCAAGCTGACCAACAGCCGGGTGTGGATTTATTAGTGGCAGAAGTGAATGGGGACATTCTCGGAAGTGTAGCCCTTTTCCCTGCAAAGACAGATGCATATGAAGGCTACGTAGATGAACTCGACTACCCGGAGATCCGGGTACTCGCTGTCATCCCACAAGCACGCGGCAAAGGTATCGCTTCCGCTTTGATTGAAGAATGCATCCAAAGGGCGAAAACGAAAGGCTATTCTGAGATCGGACTGCATACGGGTGATTTTATGAAAGACGCGATCGCTTTGTATGAGCGCTACGGATTTGAGCGTTTGCCGGAGCACGACTTTGAGCCTGCGGATGACGGTATCATCGTGAAAGCTTTCCGCCGATCCATTTGA